The Agarilytica rhodophyticola genome has a window encoding:
- a CDS encoding DsbA family protein, whose translation MSATLIYCYDPMCSWCWAFAPTWKSLTSEIQTLVEKGDLKIIYLLGGLAVDSDLPMPEPMQEKLQAIWKHIETEVGTEFNHDFWQSCQPRRSTYPACRACLVARSVELETKMAERIQHAYYLHAKNPSDISTLVACAKEIGMEEEHFLAGMDQVKQSQKLEKEIHQARQLGLNSFPSIALLKQNQLSHIPIHYNDYIPMYEHIIKSLK comes from the coding sequence ATGTCTGCTACGCTTATTTATTGTTACGATCCTATGTGCAGCTGGTGCTGGGCTTTTGCTCCCACATGGAAGTCATTAACAAGTGAAATACAGACGCTGGTTGAAAAAGGCGATCTAAAAATTATTTACCTGCTAGGTGGCTTAGCAGTAGATTCAGATCTACCTATGCCCGAACCCATGCAAGAAAAATTGCAAGCTATTTGGAAACATATTGAAACCGAAGTAGGCACAGAATTTAATCATGACTTTTGGCAAAGTTGCCAACCGAGGCGTTCGACTTACCCCGCATGTCGTGCCTGCCTAGTCGCTCGAAGTGTAGAATTAGAAACTAAAATGGCGGAGCGGATTCAACATGCCTATTATTTACACGCAAAAAATCCTTCGGACATATCCACTTTAGTCGCTTGTGCGAAAGAAATAGGTATGGAGGAAGAGCACTTCTTAGCAGGTATGGATCAGGTAAAACAATCCCAGAAGCTTGAAAAAGAAATCCACCAAGCACGCCAACTGGGATTAAATTCGTTTCCATCTATTGCACTATTAAAACAAAATCAACTTAGCCATATCCCCATTCACTATAATGATTACATCCCTATGTATGAGCATATTATTAAATCTTTAAAGTGA
- a CDS encoding PKD domain-containing protein: MLKLSNYIKSIVAPVVVPMTLVACGGGESGGSGVREELNLSNKTTFAFVQRSASTETQANVEKYTKTLLSESRAPLDVISPYEFRPQSQPQLVIQNSLDIDAVRVDTLLREYFGSADFDVKDLNTSVDGSELIFAAHGPDNHPTDSTWNIYVLDFETNAIRRIIEDDAIANAGQDTNPTFTLEGTVVFSSDRAAGNPNSPVDNIVDEADGENCHKVTANERPSLLHSMTLRGEDILQLTYGSNHDVKPITMNDGRIAFIRWSRSYDLVKQCASSDIQKSFSAQSNFKEIFGSSQPAGLNKPDEWSTNTVCQLAIDTPVGPVVANNHYTILRITADGTKLEQLYKTVTVGGSDEAFVGISKIKQAENGKLVAILQHEYNQFLGGTPVELQSPQDADDSIIFGNIAPEAIVDRSLNLYPNQVSIGGWYSELEGYRDGSGRYLMSWSQCSTLDNNNISAFCAENSNTDNINSQYGLWVLDNNEMLPVTRASSDTVFSSISIAQPHVNANFPYEPYNSDFVDNLDSARIVCDDPSVVPTPTVTPVPTVTPVPTLTPMPTVTPVPTIIPVPTSTPVPTVTPVPTITPVPTVTPVPTITPVPTVTPAPTSTPVPTVTPAPTATPVPTTTPVPTVTPAPTSTPVPTATPTSTPTPTATPTATPTATPTLTPTPTPTPVNRRPVANAGDDAETTAGNIVVLDGSRSSDPDGDVLSYSWSVASANPAGGISLTLEDTVSPVITVTKKGTYTLSLTVNDGSIDSAPDTVTINVLNSKPIANAGDDEESFVGGTLRLNGSASTDADGDTLSYQWTVVDASTADGVVLRRADTVRPRVEIVAKGKYTIQLIVNDGDVDSDPDTMIIDTINTAPIADAGDDTTSNTSEVVTLDGSGSRDPDGDDLTYRWTFGSVPNGANVSFSDDTAITPEFTPNQAGTYIVELVVNDGNLDSPVDTVVVQVSEPPVACDNSNNSRRIFPTIIRDFSDSHPDFQYRIGAEEGIVAKDLGSDGLPVYANDGGVTHTTNGREYFDQWYRDVEDVNIRIPMQFEMTRVDATTWEYRNFDFFPINDMGWGNEGRDNNFHFTLEAHMTFDYQGGERFLFAGDDDLFVFINGKLAIDIGGVHSIIVKEIALDDIADELGIEPGNSYNFDLFFAERHTTISNFKFQTSIDLECIEEE; this comes from the coding sequence ATGCTCAAATTGTCAAATTATATTAAATCCATCGTTGCACCTGTTGTTGTGCCAATGACCCTTGTTGCCTGTGGCGGTGGTGAATCCGGTGGTAGTGGTGTTAGAGAAGAGCTGAACTTGTCCAATAAGACGACTTTTGCTTTCGTTCAGCGAAGCGCGAGTACAGAGACTCAAGCAAATGTCGAGAAGTATACAAAAACTTTGTTGAGTGAGAGTCGAGCGCCTCTGGATGTTATCTCTCCTTACGAGTTCAGACCTCAATCCCAGCCACAATTGGTCATACAAAATAGCTTAGATATCGATGCTGTTCGAGTGGATACTTTGTTGAGAGAGTATTTCGGTAGCGCTGATTTTGATGTCAAAGACCTTAACACCTCAGTGGATGGTTCAGAGTTAATTTTTGCTGCTCACGGCCCGGACAATCATCCCACAGATTCCACTTGGAATATTTACGTATTGGATTTTGAAACCAATGCGATTCGCCGTATTATTGAAGATGATGCCATTGCTAATGCCGGCCAAGACACTAACCCTACCTTCACTCTTGAGGGGACTGTTGTATTTTCTTCTGATCGTGCCGCGGGTAATCCTAATAGTCCGGTCGATAATATTGTCGATGAAGCTGACGGCGAGAATTGCCATAAAGTCACAGCCAATGAGAGACCTTCACTACTGCACTCTATGACGTTACGTGGTGAAGATATTCTGCAATTGACATATGGCAGTAATCACGATGTTAAACCTATTACGATGAACGATGGGCGTATCGCTTTTATACGTTGGTCGCGCAGCTACGACTTGGTTAAGCAGTGTGCATCAAGCGATATCCAAAAATCTTTCTCGGCTCAAAGCAACTTCAAAGAAATATTTGGTAGTTCTCAGCCAGCAGGTCTTAATAAGCCTGACGAGTGGTCTACTAACACTGTATGTCAGTTGGCTATCGATACTCCAGTGGGGCCAGTCGTTGCTAATAACCACTATACAATTCTTCGTATTACCGCTGACGGCACAAAATTAGAGCAACTATACAAAACCGTTACTGTAGGTGGTTCAGACGAGGCTTTTGTTGGTATCAGTAAAATTAAGCAGGCCGAAAATGGTAAGCTAGTTGCCATCTTGCAGCACGAATACAATCAATTCTTAGGTGGTACTCCTGTTGAGTTGCAATCTCCCCAAGACGCCGACGACAGCATTATCTTTGGTAATATTGCCCCTGAAGCAATTGTTGATCGCTCATTGAATCTTTATCCTAATCAGGTTTCTATCGGCGGCTGGTACAGTGAGCTTGAAGGTTACCGTGATGGCTCTGGCCGATATCTTATGAGTTGGTCTCAGTGCTCAACTTTGGATAACAATAACATCAGTGCATTTTGCGCTGAGAATAGTAATACCGACAATATCAATAGTCAGTATGGTCTTTGGGTGCTAGACAACAATGAAATGTTGCCTGTGACTCGTGCATCTAGTGATACAGTATTTAGTAGCATTTCAATTGCACAACCTCATGTTAATGCTAATTTCCCTTATGAACCTTACAACTCTGATTTCGTAGATAATTTAGACAGTGCGCGCATAGTATGTGACGATCCTTCGGTAGTTCCAACGCCGACTGTTACCCCTGTGCCTACCGTTACGCCAGTGCCAACGTTGACACCTATGCCTACGGTAACGCCAGTGCCAACGATTATTCCTGTGCCTACATCGACGCCTGTTCCAACTGTAACACCTGTGCCGACGATTACGCCTGTTCCAACTGTGACGCCTGTTCCGACGATTACGCCGGTTCCAACTGTAACGCCTGCGCCAACTTCTACCCCTGTGCCTACAGTTACACCTGCGCCAACAGCAACGCCGGTACCAACTACTACTCCTGTACCGACCGTGACGCCAGCGCCTACGAGCACACCAGTGCCAACAGCGACACCAACCAGTACGCCAACACCAACGGCCACGCCAACTGCGACACCGACGGCTACGCCAACATTGACGCCTACACCAACGCCTACACCAGTGAATAGAAGACCTGTGGCTAATGCTGGTGATGACGCGGAAACTACTGCTGGCAACATTGTTGTGCTTGACGGAAGCCGCAGCTCTGACCCGGATGGTGACGTACTTAGTTATAGCTGGTCTGTTGCTTCAGCAAATCCTGCTGGTGGTATTAGTTTGACACTAGAAGATACGGTGTCACCTGTAATAACGGTTACTAAGAAAGGTACTTACACGCTAAGCCTTACCGTTAACGATGGCAGCATCGATAGTGCTCCTGATACTGTCACTATCAATGTGTTAAATAGCAAGCCTATAGCAAACGCTGGAGACGATGAGGAAAGCTTTGTTGGCGGAACTCTGAGACTTAACGGGTCAGCAAGTACGGATGCTGATGGTGATACTCTATCTTATCAGTGGACTGTAGTAGATGCGTCGACAGCCGACGGCGTTGTATTAAGAAGAGCTGATACGGTTCGACCACGTGTTGAGATTGTTGCTAAAGGTAAGTACACCATTCAACTGATTGTTAATGATGGCGATGTGGATAGTGATCCCGATACCATGATTATCGACACTATTAACACAGCACCGATTGCTGATGCTGGAGATGACACTACCTCTAACACTTCAGAAGTGGTAACACTTGATGGTTCTGGTAGCCGTGATCCAGATGGCGATGATCTGACTTACCGTTGGACATTCGGAAGTGTTCCTAATGGTGCTAATGTAAGCTTTAGTGACGACACTGCGATTACGCCCGAGTTTACACCGAATCAAGCCGGTACTTATATTGTTGAATTGGTTGTCAACGACGGTAATCTCGATAGCCCTGTTGACACTGTAGTAGTGCAGGTATCTGAGCCACCAGTTGCATGTGATAACAGCAATAATAGTCGCCGTATCTTCCCAACTATTATTCGCGACTTCAGCGACTCTCATCCTGACTTCCAATACCGTATTGGTGCGGAAGAGGGTATTGTTGCTAAAGACTTAGGTAGCGACGGTTTACCTGTATACGCCAATGACGGTGGTGTTACCCACACAACCAATGGCCGAGAGTACTTTGATCAATGGTACCGTGATGTTGAAGATGTCAATATCCGCATCCCAATGCAGTTTGAAATGACGCGTGTTGATGCAACAACCTGGGAGTATCGTAACTTCGACTTCTTCCCAATTAATGACATGGGCTGGGGTAATGAAGGTCGTGATAACAACTTCCACTTCACGCTTGAAGCTCATATGACATTTGATTATCAAGGTGGCGAGCGTTTCTTGTTTGCCGGTGACGACGATCTCTTTGTCTTCATCAACGGCAAACTAGCCATTGATATAGGCGGAGTGCACTCAATTATTGTTAAAGAAATTGCTCTTGATGATATTGCAGATGAATTAGGTATAGAGCCTGGAAACAGCTATAACTTTGATTTGTTCTTTGCAGAGCGTCACACAACAATTTCTAACTTTAAGTTCCAAACAAGTATTGACCTTGAGTGTATCGAGGAAGAATAA
- a CDS encoding PqiC family protein: MIQALNRIMTLLFPPLVASLLISCASEAPTFYYTLRPIAPNISKSYTSETLSTEKTDITSNISTSVGIGPITFPEWLDQTAVVSYQKNNVLKVPYYQVWAGDLEPMILNVLAANISSMTGQQKVLPFPWDNRHRPHYQIRIHIEEFAGTLGEQARLQVKWTLLADQGKTEKLSRAEVLNINLDDPQYDTYVRALNTLINDFSQQLAEELNVWIKPVNKPKTKL; the protein is encoded by the coding sequence ATGATACAAGCCCTAAACCGTATAATGACTCTCTTGTTTCCCCCACTGGTAGCAAGTTTGCTTATCTCTTGTGCCAGCGAAGCCCCTACCTTTTATTATACCCTGCGCCCTATTGCGCCAAATATAAGCAAAAGTTACACAAGCGAAACACTAAGCACTGAAAAAACAGATATTACTTCTAATATTAGCACTTCCGTTGGGATCGGCCCCATCACCTTTCCTGAATGGCTAGATCAAACGGCAGTAGTTAGTTATCAAAAGAATAACGTGTTAAAGGTTCCCTATTATCAAGTATGGGCAGGAGACCTTGAGCCAATGATACTCAATGTCTTGGCGGCTAATATTTCCAGTATGACAGGCCAACAAAAAGTTCTGCCCTTTCCTTGGGATAACCGCCATCGTCCGCACTATCAAATTCGCATCCATATCGAGGAGTTTGCAGGCACCTTAGGAGAACAAGCGCGCTTACAAGTAAAGTGGACACTGCTCGCCGATCAAGGCAAGACAGAGAAACTCTCGCGCGCAGAGGTTCTCAATATTAACTTGGACGACCCTCAGTATGATACCTATGTACGAGCGTTAAACACGCTGATCAACGATTTTAGCCAGCAGCTGGCAGAAGAATTAAATGTATGGATTAAGCCTGTAAATAAACCTAAAACTAAATTGTAA
- a CDS encoding intermembrane transport protein PqiB, with product MSQHNDDTQVSEESPTKTAHVSSIPSVAPIWFVPIAALLIAAWLALKAWQETGPTLNIVFEDAAGMAVGKTEVRYREVVVGKVVDIKLADDYEKVQVKVDMDPHIASQISKNSRFWVVSPRVSLAGVSGLNTLLSGVYIEMDPGDSGQFVDTFEGLSQAPAFRSYDKGTQYRLNAKKLGSLDVGSPIYHRDVKVGWVTSYQLIPEKQNVQLRIFIEHPYDALVKDASNFWNVSGFGLNFGADGIEAKLASVASLVAGGLEFSSPPGFSQSLEQSQENKEFYLFEDKKAVQNGSYSVAYPYLLRFNGSIRGLKVGAPVEFKGMQVGEVTSFSIDTDEEEKAQGADIAVKISIQPERINRQQLISWEELDELLGNLVSNGMRAQLKTSSIITGALFVDLVPGLEDKQDKLGLISSEIYSEIPTAESQYQQLSNEVASIIKQISAFPFESVGKNVDQGLARVNTLIAQLQPEKIGKDTAEIISNLKTASQGLDQVVEDFDATLKTVDRTISSDSRVYNEMVRMMEEIAEAADSFEKLTDELNRHPNSLVVGRGAKE from the coding sequence ATGAGTCAGCACAATGATGACACTCAAGTCTCGGAAGAGTCCCCAACTAAAACCGCACATGTATCATCCATTCCGAGCGTCGCGCCGATTTGGTTTGTACCTATCGCAGCATTGCTAATTGCCGCCTGGCTGGCACTAAAAGCATGGCAAGAAACGGGGCCTACCTTAAATATTGTATTTGAAGATGCTGCGGGTATGGCAGTGGGGAAAACAGAGGTGCGCTATCGAGAGGTGGTGGTAGGAAAAGTGGTAGATATCAAGCTGGCGGATGACTACGAAAAAGTACAAGTAAAGGTCGATATGGATCCTCACATCGCCAGTCAGATTTCAAAGAACTCACGCTTTTGGGTGGTATCACCGCGAGTATCACTGGCTGGAGTATCAGGTCTCAACACCCTGCTTTCTGGGGTCTATATCGAAATGGACCCAGGCGATAGCGGCCAATTTGTCGATACTTTCGAAGGCCTCAGCCAGGCACCTGCCTTTCGCTCTTATGATAAAGGCACACAATATCGCTTAAATGCTAAAAAACTAGGGTCTCTTGATGTAGGCTCACCGATCTATCATCGGGATGTAAAGGTCGGCTGGGTCACAAGTTATCAATTAATACCGGAAAAACAAAATGTACAACTGCGTATTTTCATTGAGCACCCTTATGACGCATTGGTGAAAGATGCGAGCAATTTTTGGAATGTCAGTGGCTTTGGGCTCAACTTTGGCGCCGACGGTATCGAAGCTAAGTTAGCCTCGGTTGCCTCTTTAGTTGCCGGCGGTCTAGAGTTTAGTAGTCCACCGGGTTTTAGCCAATCGCTTGAGCAATCTCAAGAAAATAAAGAATTCTATTTATTCGAAGACAAAAAGGCGGTGCAAAATGGCTCCTATTCGGTGGCCTACCCCTACCTGCTGCGTTTTAATGGCTCTATCCGGGGATTAAAAGTTGGCGCACCAGTAGAATTCAAAGGTATGCAAGTGGGTGAAGTGACCTCATTTTCCATCGATACTGACGAGGAAGAAAAAGCTCAAGGGGCAGATATTGCGGTGAAAATCTCCATCCAACCTGAAAGAATTAATCGCCAACAGCTTATATCCTGGGAGGAGCTTGATGAACTATTGGGCAATTTAGTGAGCAATGGTATGCGTGCTCAATTGAAAACTAGCAGTATTATTACCGGTGCCCTATTTGTCGACCTGGTACCTGGTTTAGAGGACAAACAAGATAAACTCGGACTTATCAGCTCTGAAATTTACTCTGAAATACCAACGGCAGAAAGCCAGTATCAGCAGCTTTCCAATGAGGTAGCGTCGATCATTAAACAAATTAGTGCGTTCCCATTTGAAAGTGTGGGTAAAAATGTCGACCAAGGGCTGGCGAGAGTCAATACATTAATCGCGCAATTGCAACCAGAAAAAATAGGGAAAGATACGGCAGAAATTATCAGCAATCTGAAAACTGCTTCCCAGGGCCTAGATCAAGTCGTAGAAGATTTTGATGCGACCCTCAAAACAGTAGATCGAACAATATCTTCAGATTCACGGGTATACAATGAAATGGTAAGAATGATGGAAGAAATTGCCGAGGCGGCAGACTCTTTTGAAAAATTGACGGATGAACTTAATCGACACCCCAACTCCCTGGTTGTGGGACGGGGAGCAAAAGAATGA
- a CDS encoding paraquat-inducible protein A — MSKPASDIFQAKATRHKACEDCGYIHHLPKLSAGEQLNCFRCGSCLLKERKDWSRRSLALSLTGLILFGIANVFPFIGLEAAGLHTDSNLISSVYALLQRERWVLASMIFLFIFLIPFVELCCLVYLAISYALGSRVKHYRARGIPQIMRTVIMIHPWSMLEIFLLGVLVTSIKLGDIAALVPGIGSVAFVLLVLVLVALHMQLNPEHIWHRWNPNNLYLHRDQKAEKVAEHIKTNEFISCHCCEALISEPLARHIDKCPRCHCKIHFRIPGSIEKSFALLLAAIILYLPANLLPIMETTQLGRTQADTIMSGVIHLIHLGSWPIALIIFIASVFVPIAKIVTMGYLLYSAKYGGSYKIKNSTKMYRITEFIGRWSMIDVFVVCLLVALVQFGLLANIEPSGATLAFASVVVLTMLAAEIFDQRLLWDKHNESAQ, encoded by the coding sequence TTGAGCAAGCCAGCATCAGACATCTTTCAAGCAAAAGCAACGCGGCATAAAGCCTGTGAAGATTGCGGTTATATCCATCACTTGCCTAAACTGTCTGCAGGGGAGCAACTGAATTGCTTTCGCTGTGGTTCATGTTTACTTAAAGAAAGGAAGGATTGGTCAAGACGATCGCTAGCATTATCTCTTACCGGATTGATCCTATTTGGCATTGCCAATGTTTTTCCTTTTATAGGCCTTGAGGCAGCGGGGCTCCATACTGATAGTAATTTAATCTCAAGTGTCTATGCCCTACTTCAGCGGGAACGTTGGGTGTTAGCTTCGATGATCTTTCTATTTATCTTCCTCATCCCTTTTGTTGAGTTATGCTGCTTGGTATATTTGGCCATCTCCTATGCATTAGGCTCGCGAGTTAAGCATTATCGGGCACGTGGAATCCCTCAAATTATGCGCACAGTGATCATGATTCACCCGTGGTCAATGTTGGAAATTTTCCTTTTAGGGGTGTTAGTCACCAGTATCAAATTAGGCGATATTGCTGCTTTGGTTCCAGGTATTGGCAGTGTTGCCTTCGTGCTATTGGTGTTGGTTTTAGTAGCGCTTCATATGCAACTGAACCCTGAGCATATTTGGCACAGGTGGAACCCAAATAACCTGTACCTACATCGTGACCAAAAGGCCGAAAAAGTAGCTGAGCATATAAAGACCAACGAGTTTATATCATGTCACTGCTGTGAGGCCCTTATTTCCGAACCTCTTGCGCGGCATATAGATAAATGTCCACGCTGCCACTGTAAAATTCACTTTCGCATTCCAGGTAGCATAGAGAAATCTTTTGCCCTACTTTTGGCCGCTATTATTCTCTATTTGCCGGCCAACCTCCTTCCTATTATGGAAACAACCCAACTGGGCAGAACCCAAGCCGACACCATCATGTCTGGTGTGATTCATCTTATCCACCTGGGAAGCTGGCCCATTGCCCTGATTATTTTTATCGCAAGTGTTTTTGTGCCAATAGCGAAAATCGTCACTATGGGATACCTGTTGTATTCGGCAAAGTATGGTGGCAGCTATAAAATTAAAAATAGTACTAAGATGTACCGTATTACTGAATTTATTGGTCGCTGGTCTATGATCGATGTGTTCGTCGTCTGCCTTTTAGTTGCCCTAGTTCAATTTGGTTTACTGGCCAATATTGAACCCAGTGGCGCAACTCTGGCATTCGCATCTGTTGTGGTTTTGACCATGCTAGCGGCCGAAATTTTTGATCAACGATTGCTATGGGATAAGCATAATGAGTCAGCACAATGA